From one Perca flavescens isolate YP-PL-M2 chromosome 19, PFLA_1.0, whole genome shotgun sequence genomic stretch:
- the svep1 gene encoding sushi, von Willebrand factor type A, EGF and pentraxin domain-containing protein 1 isoform X3, translating into MFSQRYSLKPSWTICLLVLCILDGWTTAWPAAQQSQPQLQSRRSRQMPPLTTSSSAGNLSESAESKVERLGQAFKRNVRELREKSSCLDLVFLVDESSSVGANNFLSELRFVRKMLSDFPVAPEDTRVALVTFSSKTHVVTRVDHISAPKSHQHKCSLFNQEIPAINYRGGGTYTKGAFQRAAQILRHSRANATKVIFLITDGYSNGGDPRPVAAALRERSVEIFTLGIWQGNIKELHDMASHPKDQHCYLVHNFAEFEALARRALHEDLPTGSYIQEDLSRCSSLCEAGRDCCDLMASCKCGTHTGQYDCICEKGYYGKGLQHECTACPPGTYKPEATPGGLSTCLPCPDSHLTSQPGSTSLSDCVCKPGYQPIGMTCQVVYCPELSPPENGFFVQNVCNNHFDAACGVRCQPDFDLQGTSIRLCQADGTWSGTPASCRVRSCPPLSRPQHGFLRCSDGGASYRAECQVGCERGYRLEGDSRLTCQANSQWSGPQPRCVEVRCPPILTLKNILLSPPACGKRTVSPGSACLLTCHQGYSLQGNRKAVCMSSGNWTANVHKAICTDAEPPGIQCPENIVAETDERRGTANVSWNIPTTTDNSKEEVVVQVKPVYTPPQLLPIGKETITYIGIDRSGNQANCSFTVTVIDTESPVIDRCRSPPTVQAADMDTAVFWEVPQFSDNSGGRLTVTSSHTPGSVFPIGDTLVQYTATDAAGNSRTCNLTITVQGTTCDRPYVPVNGEFICSEEEEGVNCTLHCKDGYSFTQDAVHSYFCAYNGVWEPPYSPDRPDCSVNRIANNGVKPFEMLFKASRCDDVDLVKSFTGEFNTKLGGMLPNICSSGDVTCKLEVMSQGHCLEYNYDYENGFSIAPGGWSNSWGPQGTQDYAYFESGFATGTRQLARQQQDSSVQPHHRTKRHRKITGPTRDQKIQIFFNITASIPLPLSRNDSIEVANQKRLLRTLEQLTNRLKRTLAKQPLSSFHVSSEMIVADPKSLGSKKPSLFCRPGSMLKGRMCVQCPVGTYFSLEYNECESCWLGSYQDQEGQLECKSCPEGTSTAYLHSRSITECKGQCKPGSNSLNGLEICESCPLGHFQPGFGARECLVCPDETSTVTRGAVDETECGVPCLAGHFSRTGLVPCYPCPRDYYQPEHGRSYCLSCPFYGTTTITGATTIQHCSSFGSSFLPKEESVTAAPEVEVIEDYQASSQVFHECFLNPCQNKGTCEEVGAGYVCTCMPGFTGAKCEIDIDECDSAPCQNAGLCKDGMGDFQCQCKLGFLGSLCEAEVNECISSPCLNEGVCVDEVNKFTCSCASGFTGSRCELEINECLSNPCLNGGVCDDLTGSYTCNCAVGFSGDRCEVNVDECYSAPCLNGASCLDDVNNFRCQCVEGYRGRLCEVDVDECDPNPCVNGASCMDGLGSYTCRCLPGFNGTRCETEMSPAFNLDFEVSGIHGYVMMDGVMPALTEITCTFWMRSSDTTNYGTPVSYAVEGSDNAFLLIDYNGWVLYVNGKERITDCPAVNTGQWYHIGVSWRSWDGDWRIYINGKPSDGGKGLSVGTTIPGGGALVLGQDQDQRGEGFNPVESFVGSISQLNIWDRVLTPQQIKVLASSCPSSHVTHRGNVLAWPDFLSGVVGRVKVNHSSVFCADCPKLENAVPHLHASTVEVSPGAQVQLSCDPGFYLLGEPVLQCQNKGEWSHPLPSCELVSCGPPRALENGLFQGTDFHAGSSVVYQCNAGFYLLGDTKVHCTNSGKWGGNPPACLDVDECALGSDCDDHASCQNTDGSYTCTCIQPYSGDGKNCTEPVKCKNPGSPEFGHREGSNFLMGGEVVFGCENGYELIGSSRLHCLETGSWDDPVPYCRALSCPTPSVPENSIMKGDNFTYGSKVTFSCMTGFLPQIPYEFQCLASLRWSGMPPVCHPVICGGPQTVANADYTLNTNTYQSTVTYTCAEGYRPQGSMEVVCEATGEWSRPVPRCVNVLCSEPPALNDAVTMGKNFELGNKVHYVCKEGYTLIGPETRECLPSGQWSDSSAQCVPRSCGPPPAIDHAEPYESHQLFGDTANYYCTDGYTAGNNSKMVCNAQGVWAPPDGTEAPRCIANFCLRPPELPHAILDSVNKPKYASNTEVSYKCEEGFMLNTTATLRCLMGGEWEPSAHDIGCVPVRCSKPESIDRGYVSGTNYSFGAVVAYSCDKGFLIRGEKRRTCKANGEWGGALPTCVPVSCSPPPLLRNGYIQSRVRFTFNSKVMYACHAGYRLVGRPDRVCQANRQWSNNDPPTCVLLTCDPPPNVAHGHYRGSDFQVGRKVQYVCDEGYELAGDATWTCLKYGRWDKTRRPRCSPVQCPEPPLEENHLVLKGLDSESGTVELSCEDGYVLEGARILRCTPSQEWNDTFPVCKQVFCGPLPEVSFGGPSLSSPPFPFSSVVSYTCMDGFTLRKEGSVSCLASGQWSSPYPECIPVECPQPVEISNGIVDVQGLMYLSKALYSCKTGYNLVGNSTVLCGENGLWIGGVPSCRPIECSIPKQTANGKVVYTKLQFGHSATYSCRRGYRLQGPETLKCLASGEWDIEPPACVQISCTPPQPVENGFVEGQDHSFGVTIFYSCFPGFQLVGQDHLTCEEFGWSTSVPVCVASDCGLPPHIDFGEYVRVKQLGGSSYAASPMDLSFLHGTFIEYRCHKGYDLTSPTRLVCQEDGGWNGTAPSCVPAECETPPSPEHGWVNVTDTSLGSMVKYTCEDGYELEGEHVRQCVSGRLWTNDAPVCRPVSCGDPGAIANGTAHGGAFVYPEVLHYECSPGFVLKGSDTIACQADGKWNGQKPWCEPVSCGPPKVPSDITFTGEEYSYNNEIELRCQHGFLLQGKSISVCQADGTWSHGSPTCVPARCGKPPPIPNGSVSGSEFGFNSKVNYECDEGYTLKGDPTHICQSNGLWDKPEPRCDIIICDPPEDISHGFLNGSSFNYDDVVEYVCFDGYEVVGDSILRCSAQGFWVGTVPECRPCVCALPVVKFGAVLGGDSACGDLVHFQCDDGYKLLGPSEAVCEKGGVWSPGVPVCSRGRCRVAPPTVPNAVLQGGSATFSDTAVYRCRPGYQSKGYPHISCGRDGRWGEPRLSCEPMNCGKPPTVAHAQVVGDRFTFPNQITYRCEDGFNSATKTASLSCQSDGTWSKHSIRCSPSPCLLPTNFSIPHLVITGKDLTPVGGTITLSCPSGLYLQGSALAECQLGGSWAPSVSSVSCDLVVCEKPPPLLHGVTEGDSYNYGDFVMYSCLPGFDMKGDSIQTCQGDRTWSGTQPVCVVAKGCDSPKQILYGKAQEHNLNTGRAVEFQCDKGYNLVGDSLVVCMGGNTWSSAFPTCRPKSCPVPPGWREDRSRNGSQQEFHVGQSVRVSCSKGQQVKGSGTITCRPDQTWSPISSVCERVSCGPPLHVANGVVRGAVFQFGDVAVYSCFGGYAMEGVGRSRCLENGTWTPPPTCRAVCWLHCQNGGVCQRPNTCSCPEGWMGRLCEEPICILPCLNEGRCVAPYQCECPTGWTGTRCHSAVCSSPCLNGGRCIRPNRCYCSSGWSGHDCSRKRKSAYYHF; encoded by the exons CATGTCCACCCGGCACCTATAAACCAGAGGCAACACCAGGAGGCCTGAGCACCTGCCTGCCATGCCCCGACTCGCACCTCACCTCCCAGCCAGGCAGCACCTCCCTCAGTGACTGCGTCTGCAAGCCGGGCTATCAGCCAATAGGCATGACCTGCCAGG tgGTATACTGTCCAGAACTGTCTCCTCCTGAAAATGGGTTTTTCGTCCAAAATGTTTGCAACAACCACTTTGATGCAGCCTGTGGTGTGCGATGCCAGCCAGATTTTGACCTCCAGGGAACCAGCATCAGACTGTGCCAGGCTGATGGCACCTGGTCAGGGACACCTGCCAGCTGCAGag TCCGCTCCTGCCCGCCCCTCTCTCGGCCCCAGCATGGCTTCCTGAGGTGCAGCGATGGCGGCGCCTCCTACAGGGCGGAGTGTCAGGTGGGCTGTGAGCGAGGCTACAGGCTAGAGGGAGACTCCAGACTCACCTGCCAGGCCAATTCCCAGTGGAGTGGACCGCAACCTCGGTGTGTGG AGGTGCGTTGTCCCCCCATTCTGACCCTGAAGAACATCTTGCTGTCGCCCCCTGCCTGCGGGAAGAGGACTGTGTCGCCGGGCTCCGCTTGCCTGCTCACCTGTCATCAAGGTTACAGTCTCCAGGGAAACAGGAAGGCGGTGTGCATGAGCTCTGGGAACTGGACAGCTAATGTCCATAAAGCCATATGTACAG ATGCTGAACCACCAGGGATCCAGTGCCCCGAGAACATTGTAGCAGAGACAGATGAGCGGCGCGGCACCGCCAATGTTAGCTGGAACATCCCGACTACCACGGACAACTCTAAAGAAGAG GTGGTGGTGCAGGTAAAGCCAGTGTACACTCCACCCCAGCTACTCCCAATTGGAAAGGAAACCATCACCTACATTGGGATCGACCGCTCGGGGAACCAGGCCAACTGCTCCTTCACAGTCACTGTCATCG ATACGGAGTCCCCAGTGATTGACAGGTGCAGGTCGCCGCCCACAGTTCAGGCCGCAGACATGGACACGGCGGTCTTTTGGGAGGTGCCACAGTTTTCCGACAACTCAG GTGGTCGCCTCACAGTGACCAGTAGCCATACTCCAGGCTCTGTGTTCCCAATAGGAGACACTCTGGTCCAGTACACAGCTACTGATGCAGCAGGAAATAGCCGCACCTGCAACCTCACCATCACTGTGCAAG GGACGACCTGTGACCGTCCGTATGTCCCAGTGAATGGAGAGTTCATCTGctctgaagaggaggagggtgtTAACTGTACCCTTCATTGTAAAGATGGCTACAGCTTCACTCAGGATGCAGTGCACAGCTACTTCTGCGCCTACAACGGTGTGTGGGAGCCACCCTACTCTCCAGACAGACCTGACTGCTCAG TGAACCGTATAGCAAACAACGGGGTCAAACCCTTTGAGATGCTGTTTAAAGCATCTCGCTGTGACGATGTGGACCTGGTCAAGTCATTCACTGGGGAGTTCAACACCAAACTGGGAGGCATG cTCCCCAATATTTGTAGCAGTGGTGATGTCACTTGCAAGCTGGAGGTGATGTCACAGGGTCACTGTCTAGAGTACAACTACGACTACGAGAACGGGTTTTCTATTG CACCAGGGGGTTGGAGCAACAGCTGGGGTCCTCAGGGCACTCAGGACTACGCCTACTTTGAGTCAGGCTTTGCCACAGGTACCCGACAGCTCGCCAGGCAGCAGCAAGACAGCAGCGTGCAACCCCATCATCGCACCAAGAGGCACCGCAAAATCACAGGACCCACCAGAGACCAAAAGATCCAGATCTTTTTCAACATTACAG CAAGCATCCCTCTGCCCCTGTCAAGGAACGACTCAATAGAGGTGGCCAATCAGAAGAGACTCCTGCGGACCCTGGAGCAACTGACCAATCGTCTGAAGCGAACGCTGGCCAAACAGCCGCTGTCCAGTTTCCACGTATCCTCAGAGATGATTGTAGCTGATCCCAAATCTCTGGGGAGCAAAAAGCCCTCTCTGTTCTGCAGGCCAGGCTCAATGCTCAAAGGCAGGATGTGCG TCCAATGCCCGGTGGGAACATATTTCTCTCTGGAATACAATGAGTGTGAGAGCTGCTGGCTGGGCTCCTACCAGGACCAGGAGGGTCAGCTGGAGTGTAAGTCCTGCCCTGAGGGAACCTCCACGGCCTACTTGCACTCCCGCAGCATCACCGAGTGCAAAG GGCAGTGTAAGCCTGGTAGTAACTCTCTGAATGGGTTGGAGATCTGCGAGTCATGCCCGCTGGGTCACTTCCAGCCTGGTTTTGGCGCCAGGGAGTGTCTCGTCTGTCCTGACGAGACCTCGACTGTCACCAGAGGAGCGGTGGATGAGACCGAGTGTGGAG TCCCCTGTTTGGCAGGACATTTCTCCCGTACCGGTCTAGTTCCCTGTTACCCTTGTCCCAGAGATTACTACCAGCCTGAACATGGCCGCTCCTACTGCCTCTCATGTCCCTTTTATGGAACCACAACCATTACTGGGGCAACCACCATACAGCACTGCTCCA GTTTTGGCTCCAGTTTTCTTCCCAAAGAGGAGAGTGTAACTGCGGCTCCAGAGGTGGAGGTCATTGAAGACTACCAAGCAAGCAGTCAG GTTTTCCACGAGTGTTTCCTGAATCCCTGTCAGAATAAGGGGACATGTGAGGAGGTCGGGGCGGGATACGTCTGCACCTGCATGCCTGGGTTCACAG GTGCCAAGTGTGAGATTGATATAGATGAGTGTGACTCTGCTCCTTGTCAGAATGCAGGCCTTTGTAAAGACGGTATGGGAGACTTCCAGTGTCAGTGCAAGCTTGGCTTTTTAG GCTCTCTGTGTGAGGCGGAGGTGAACGAGTGTATCTCCTCTCCCTGTCTgaatgaaggtgtgtgtgtggacgaGGTCAACAAGTTCACCTGCAGTTGTGCCAGCGGCTTCACAG GATCTCGTTGTGAGCTGGAAATCAACGAGTGCCTTTCCAACCCCTGTCTGAACGGAGGTGTGTGTGATGACCTGACTGGCAGCTACACTTGTAATTGTGCCGTTGGCTTCTCAGGGGATCGCTGTGAGGTCAACGTCGATGAATGTTACAGCGCCCCCTGTCTGAATGGGGCCTCGTGTCTGGATGATGTTAACAATTTCAG GTGTCAGTGTGTGGAGGGTTACCGTGGCCGCCTGTGTGAGGTGGACGTTGACGAGTGCGATCCTAACCCCTGTGTGAACGGGGCCAGCTGCATGGATGGTCTGGGGTCCTACACCTGCCGCTGCCTCCCTGGGTTCAACGGAACCAGGTGTGAGACAG AGATGTCCCCTGCCTTCAACCTGGACTTTGAGGTGTCTGGTATCCATGGTTACGTAATGATGGATGGAGTGATGCCGGCGCTGACAGAGATCACCTGTACCTTTTGGATGAGGTCATCGGACACCACCAATTATGGCACACCTGTGTCCTACGCTGTGGAGGGCAGCGACAACGCTTTCCTTCTCATAGACTACAATGG GTGGGTGCTGTATGTGAATGGTAAAGAGCGGATCACTGACTGTCCTGCAGTGAACACGGGTCAATGGTACCACATTGGGGTGTCCTGGAGGAGCTGGGATGGTGACTGGAGAATCTACATCAATGGGAAGCCCTCAGACGGAGGCAAAGGCCTGTCAGTCGGCACCACTATCCCAG GCGGTGGGGCGCTGGTATTAGGTCAGGACCAGGATCAGAGGGGCGAGGGCTTCAACCCTGTTGAATCCTTTGTCGGCTCCATCAGCCAACTCAACATCTGGGATCGTGTTCTCACACCTCAACAG ATCAAGGTCCTGGCCAGCAGCTGTCCATCTTCCCACGTCACCCACAGAGGGAATGTGCTCGCCTGGCCAGACTTCCTCAGCGGGGTGGTGGGCCGAGTCAAAGTAAACCACAGCAGCGTTTTCTGTGCTG ATTGCCCCAAGCTGGAGAACGCAGTGCCCCACCTGCACGCCTCCACTGTGGAGGTGAGCCCCGGGGCCCAGGTCCAGCTGTCCTGTGATCCCGGCTTCTACCTGCTGGGGGAGCCGGTGCTACAGTGCCAAAATAAAGGAGAGTGGAGCCATCCTCTGCCCAGCTGTGAAC TAGTGTCCTGTGGCCCTCCTCGTGCTCTGGAGAATGGCTTGTTTCAGGGGACAGACTTCCATGCCGGCAGCTCTGTGGTCTATCAGTGTAACGCTGGCTTTTACCTGCTGGGAGACACCAAGGTGCACTGCACTAACAGTGGCAAGTGGGGAGGAAATCCACCAGCCTGTCTCG atgtGGATGAGTGTGCTCTGGGATCTGACTGTGATGACCACGCTAGTTGTCAAAACACGGACGGCTCCTACACCTGCACCTGTATCCAGCCGTACAGTGGCGACGGAAAAAACTGCACAG AGCCAGTGAAGTGTAAGAACCCTGGGTCTCCAGAATTTGGTCACAGAGAGGGCAGCAACTTTCTGATGGGCGGTGAGGTTGTTTTTGGCTGCGAGAACGGCTATGAGCTGATCGGCTCGTCTCGCCTCCACTGCCTGGAGACAGGAAGCTGGGACGACCCAGTCCCATACTGCAGAG CCCTCTCCTGCCCGACGCCATCTGTCCCAGAGAACTCCATCATGAAGGGCGACAACTTCACCTATGGAAGCAAGGTGACTTTCAG CTGTATGACGGGCTTCCTGCCTCAGATCCCCTATGAGTTCCAGTGTCTTGCTAGTCTGAGGTGGAGCGGGATGCCACCGGTCTGTCACCCAGTAATCTGCGGGGGGCCTCAAACTGTTGCGAACGCTGACTACACcctcaacacaaacacataccaGTCTACTGTCACATATACCTGTGCTGAGGGATATAG ACCACAGGGCTCCATGGAAGTGGTTTGTGAAGCGACAGGGGAGTGGAGCAGGCCTGTCCCTCGCTGTGTGAACGTCCTGTGCAGTGAGCCTCCGGCCCTGAATGATGCGGTGACCATGGGAAAGAATTTTGAACTGGGAAACAAGGTGCACTATGTCTGCAAAGAAGG CTACACTCTGATTGGCCCAGAGACCAGAGAATGTCTGCCAAGTGGCCAATGGAGTGACAGCTCAGCCCAGTGCGTCCCCCGCTCCTGTGGCCCCCCACCTGCCATCGACCACGCCGAGCCCTATGAGAGCCACCAACTGTTTGGAGACACTGCTAACTACTACTGCACTGACGGATACACTGCTGGCAACAACTCTAAGATGGTGTGTAACGCTCAGGGTGTGTGGGCGCCCCCTGATGGCACAGAGGCCCCTCGCTGCATTGCAAACTTCTGCCTACGTCCACCTGAACTACCCCATGCTATTTTAGATTCGGTCAACAAACCCAAATACGCCAGCAACACTGAAGTGAGCTATAAATGTGAGGAGGGCTTCATGCTCAACACCACAGCCACATTGAGATGTCTGATGGGAGGAGAGTGGGAGCCTTCGGCGCATGATATCGGCTGTGTGCCGGTGAGGTGCTCCAAGCCTGAGAGCATTGATCGGGGCTATGTGAGTGGAACAAACTATAGTTTTGGAGCTGTGGTGGCGTACAGCTGCGATAAAGGCTTCCTGATCCGAGGGGAGAAAAGGAGGACCTGCAAGGCCAATGGAGAGTGGGGAGGAGCTCTGCCTACCTGTGTTCCTGTGTCctgctctccccctcccttACTCAGGAATGGATACATCCAG AGCAGAGTTCGATTCACCTTCAACAGCAAGGTGATGTACGCCTGTCATGCAGGATACAGGCTTGTTGGTCGTCCAGATAGAGTTTGCCAAGCCAACCGCCAGTGGTCCAACAACGACCCTCCCACCTGTGTCCTTTTGACCTGTGACCCTCCTCCCAATGTCGCCCATGGACATTACAGGGGATCTGATTTCCAAGTGGGCCGAAAAGTGCAGTATGTCTGTGATGAGGGTTACGAGCTGGCCGGGGATGCCACCTGGACCTGTCTGAAGTACGGAAGATGGGATAAGACGAGGCGTCCTCGCTGCTCACCGGTGCAGTGTCCAGAGCCGCCGCTGGAGGAGAACCACCTGGTCCTGAAGGGCCTGGATTCTGAATCTGGAACAGTGGAATTATCCTGCGAGGATGGCTACGTACTGGAGGGGGCCAGAATCCTCCGCTGCACCCCATCCCAGGAGTGGAACGACACCTTTCCAGTGTGTAAGCAGGTGTTTTGCGGCCCACTGCCTGAAGTGTCGTTTGGTGGCCCTTCCTtgtcctctcctcctttccctTTCAGCTCCGTGGTGAGCTACACATGCATGGATGGCTTTACTTTAAGAAAAGAAGGCTCTGTGTCCTGTCTAGCCAGCGGGCAGTGGAGCAGTCCTTACCCAGAGTGTATCCCTGTTGAATGCCCTCAGCCTGTGGAGATTTCTAATGGTATCGTTGATGTCCAGGGTCTGATGTACCTCAGCAAAGCACTGTACAGCTGTAAGACTGGATATAATTTAGTGGGCAACTCCACTGTCCTCTGTGGAGAAAATGGACTCTGGATTGGAGGGGTGCCCTCTTGTCGCCCAATTGAATGCTCAATCCCTAAACAGACAGCCAATGGAAAAGTAGTTTATACAAAACTCCAGTTTGGTCACAGTGCCACCTACTCCTGTCGTCGTGGTTATCGTCTTCAAGGCCCAGAGACTTTGAAGTGCCTGGCCAGTGGGGAGTGGGACATCGAGCCACCTGCTTGTGTGCAGATATCCTGCACCCCACCCCAACCTGTTGAAAATGGATTCGTAGAGGGCCAGGATCACAGTTTCGGGGTCACCATTTTCTACAGCTGCTTTCCTGGCTTCCAGCTAGTAGGCCAGGACCATTTGACCTGTGAGGAGTTTGGCTGGTCTACTTCTGTTCCTGTCTGCGTGGCCTCGGACTGTGGTTTGCCTCCTCACATTGACTTTGGGGAATATGTTAGGGTGAAGCAGCTGGGAGGAAGCTCTTATGCTGCCTCACCTATGGACTTGAGCTTCCTTCATGGGACATTTATCGAGTATCGTTGCCACAAAGGTTACGACCTCACAAGCCCCaccaggttggtgtgtcaggaagATGGAGGCTGGAACGGCACGGCCCCGTCCTGTGTCCCAGCAGAGTGTGAAACACCACCCAGTCCAGAGCATGGCTGGGTGAATGTTACTGATACCTCCCTCGGAAGTATGGTCAAGTATACTTGTGAGGACGGTTATGAGCTGGAGGGGGAGCATGTGAGGCAGTGTGTATCAGGTCGACTGTGGACTAATGACGCCCCAGTTTGTCGGCCTGTCTCCTGTGGTGACCCAGGCGCTATCGCTAATGGCACAGCTCACGGAGGGGCTTTCGTGTATCCTGAGGTCTTGCACTATGAGTGTAGTCCTGGATTTGTCCTGAAGGGTAGTGACACTATTGCCTGCCAGGCGGATGGGAAGTGGAATGGACAGAAGCCTTGGTGTGAGCCAGTATCTTGTGGTCCCCCTAAAGTCCCAAGTGATATTACTTTTACAGGAGAGGAGTACAGCTATAATAATGAGATAGAACTGAGGTGTCAGCACGGTTTCCTCCTACAAGGGAAATCTATCAGTGTTTGCCAGGCTGATGGCACCTGGAGCCATGGGTCTCCTACCTGTGTACCTGCCCGCTGTGGCAAACCCCCACCAATACCCAATGGGAGTGTGTCGGGGTCAGAGTTTGGCTTCAACAGCAAGGTAAACTATGAATGTGATGAGGGATACACACTTAAAGGAGATCCAACACACATTTGTCAGTCAAATGGACTTTGGGACAAACCTGAACCTCGCTGTGACATCATAATTTGTGATCCACCCGAGGACATCAGTCACGGCTTCCTGAACGGCTCCAGCTTCAACTACGATGACGTGGTGGAGTACGTCTGCTTTGATGGCTATGAGGTAGTCGGGGATTCCATCCTGCGGTGCTCCGCTCAAGGCTTCTGGGTGGGCACCGTGCCTGAGTGTCGGCCCTGCGTCTGTGCCCTCCCTGTGGTGAAATTTGGTGCGGTTCTTGGTGGCGACAGCGCCTGCGGAGACCTAGTGCACTTCCAGTGTGACGACGGCTACAAGCTGCTGGGTCCCTCTGAGGCGGTGTGTGAGAAGGGCGGGGTGTGGAGCCCCGGTGTGCCTGTGTGTAGCCGGGGGAGGTGCAGAGTCGCCCCACCTACGGTTCCTAACGCGGTACTGCAGGGCGGCAGTGCCACCTTCTCAGACACAGCTGTATACAGGTGTCGGCCCGGCTACCAGTCAAAGGGGTACCCACACATCTCCTGTGGAAGAGACGGCAGGTGGGGGGAACCCAGACTCAGCTGTGAGCCTATGAACTGTGGAAAACCTCCAACTGTAGCCCACGCTCAGGTGGTGGGAGACCGCTTCACCTTCCCAAACCAGATCACATACAG GTGTGAGGATGGGTTCAATTCTGCCACAAAGACAGCCTCTCTCTCCTGCCAGAGTGACGGAACCTGGTCCAAACACAGCATTCGGTGCAGCCCCTCCCCCTGCCTGCTACCCACCAACTTCTCCATCCCCCATCTTGTAATCACTGGGAAGGATCTCACTCCTGTTGGAGGCACCATCACCCTCTCCTGCCCTTCTGGTCTCTACCTGCAGGGGTCAGCACTGGCTGAGTGCCAG CTGGGTGGAAGCTGGGCTCCAAGTGTCTCCTCAGTTTCCTGTGACCTGGTGGTTTGTGAGAAACCACCTCCTCTTCTTCATGGTGTCACCGAGGGGGACAGCTACAACTATGGAGACTTTGTCATGTACTCATGCCTGCCAGGCTTTGACATGAAG GGAGACTCTATCCAGACCTGCCAGGGAGACAGAACATGGAGTGGCACCCAGCCAGTGTGTGTTG TGGCCAAAGGCTGCGACAGTCCGAAACAGATACTGTACGGTAAAGCACAAGAGCACAACCTCAACACAGGGCGTGCTGTGGAGTTCCAGTGTGATAAAGGCTACAACCTGGTGGGAGATTCTCTGGTGGTGTGTATGGGGGGCAACACCTGGAGCTCCGCTTTCCCCACCTGCCGAC CTAAGTCCTGCCCGGTTCCTCCAGGCTGGAGGGAGGACAGAAGCAGGAACGGATCCCAGCAGGAGTTTCATGTGGGACAGTCGGTCCGTGTCAGCTGTTCTAAAGGTCAGCAGGTGAAAGGCAGCGGCACCATCACCTGCAGGCCAGACCAGACCTGGAGCCCCATCAGCTCTGTGTGTGAAA GGGTGTCCTGTGGCCCCCCCCTCCATGTGGCCAATGGGGTGGTGCGGGGGGCGGTGTTCCAGTTCGGGGACGTGGCGGTGTACTCGTGTTTTGGCGGCTACGCCATGGAGGGCGTTGGAAGGAGCAGGTGTCTGGAGAACGGCACCTGGACGCCACCTCCCACATGCAGAG CGGTGTGTTGGTTGCATTGCCAGAACGGAGGTGTGTGTCAGCGGCCCAACACTTGCTCCTGCCCCGAGGGCTGGATGGGACGACTTTGTGAGGAGC CGATCTGCATCCTGCCGTGTCTGAATGAAGGCCGTTGTGTGGCACCCTACCAGTGCGAGTGTCCCACCGGGTGGACCGGCACACGCTGTCACAGTG CTGTGTGTTCATCACCTTGTCTGAATGGAGGCAGATGCATCAGGCCGAACAGATGTTACTGCAGTTCAGGCTGGAGCGGACACGACTGCTCCAG